A genomic region of Anopheles coustani chromosome 3, idAnoCousDA_361_x.2, whole genome shotgun sequence contains the following coding sequences:
- the LOC131260832 gene encoding beta-glucuronidase → MLTTTSFAPVAALSSQWRLPEPIRARIRAFFEVVTFMVMGVIGYMVNAVYGAMFTSGNESTTEGLLYPIESETRERKSLDGMWNFVRSDSNHPSQGIREKWFSDDLARFRKTIDMPVPGSYNDITEDAALRDHVGTVWYDRKFFVPRAWEKSGDRVFIRFGSVHYDAIVWINGVQVAKHEIGHLPFEAEVTKVLKYGAENRITVLCDNVLLQVTIPQGKVDNQAIDNGVELVQSYTFDFFNYAGIHRSVFLYTVPQIHIRDVVVHTDYKGNEGHVDYQIVASTNETDDLQVLVQLYDRNGTVVGNDSSEGTLQGTVVIPEVKLWWPYLMDPEPGYLYTMEITLSTSKSNKSPKGKEGAAEKRVLDVYRTKVGIRMLAWNNTSFLINEKPIYFRGFGRHEDSDIRGKGLDYALLTKDFNLLKWVGANAYRTSHYPYSEESMQFADEHGIMIIDECPSVDTENYSQILLQKHKSSIEQLIHRDRNHPSVVMWSIANEPRTSQSKANAYFAAVAEYTKKLDPTRPITAAIAVHVNDDLAAQHLDIVSFNRYNAWYSNAGRLNMITNRVVEEAQAWNKKHNKPVLMSEYGADTMEGLHMLPAYIWSEDYQTRVFSQHFKAFDALRKQQFFIGEFVWNFADFKTAQTYTRVGGNKKGIFTRNRQPKAAAYLLRQRYHALGELGKSHLPDDLFLYTVPDDTMAKERTEL, encoded by the exons ATGTTAACTACAACTTCGTTTGCACCGGTAGCCGCATTATCATCTCAATGGCGTCTGCCGGAACCGATTCGAGCCAGAATTCGGGCCTTTTTTGAAG TGGTGACGTTCATGGTTATGGGCGTTATTGGCTACATGGTAAACGCAGTCTACGGAGCCATGTTCACCTCAGGCAACGAATCTACGACGGAGGGTCTCCTCTATCCGAT CGAATCGGAAACACGCGAACGGAAGTCGCTGGACGGGATGTGGAACTTTGTGCGCTCGGATAGCAACCACCCATCGCAGGGCATTCGGGAGAAGTGGTTTAGTGACGATCTGGCACGGTTCCGGAAGACGATCGATATGCCCGTCCCGGGGAGTTACAACGACATCACGGAAGACGCGGCACTGCGCGATCACGTTGGAACGGTCTGGTACGATCGGAAGTTCTTCGTCCCCCGGGCGTGGGAGAAGAGTGGTGATCGGGTTTTTATACGTTTCGGATCCGTCCACTACGATGCGATTGTG TGGATTAACGGAGTGCAGGTTGCGAAGCACGAAATAGGTCACCTGCCGTTCGAAGCGGAGGTCACGAAGGTGCTGAAGTATGGTGCAGAGAACCGTATCACAGTGCTGTGCGATAATGTGCTGCTTCAAGTGACCATCCCCCAGGGGAAGGTGGACAACCAGGCCAT TGACAATGGAGTGGAGTTGGTCCAATCGTACACGTTCGATTTCTTCAATTACGCCGGAATTCATCGATCGGTCTTCCTCTACACGGTACCTCAAATTCACATCCGAGACGTCGTGGTCCACACCGATTACAAAGGCAACGAGGGTCACGTAGACTACCAGATTGTGGCAAGCACAAACGAAACGGATGATTTGCAGGTGTTGGTGCAGTTGTACGATCGTAACGGAACGGTCGTCGGGAACGATAGCTCCGAGGGGACACTGCAGGGGACGGTCGTTATCCCGGAGGTGAAACTTTGGTGGCCGTATCTGATGGATCCCGAACCGGGTTACCTTTACACGATGGAGATCACACTTTCAACATCAAAGTCAAACAAATCTCCCAAAGGTAAAGAAGGAGCTGCTGAGAAGAGGGTGTTGGATGTCTACCGGACGAAGGTTGGCATTCGGATGTTGGCGTGGAATAACACTTCGTTCCTGATCAACGAGAAACCGATCTATTTCAGAGGTTTTGGACGCCACGAGGATTCAGAT ATACGTGGCAAGGGATTAGATTATGCGTTACTAACCAAAGACTTTAATTTGCTCAAATGGGTCGGTGCCAATGCGTACCGGACATCTCACTATCCCTACTCTGAGGAAAGCATGCAGTTCGCGGACGAGCACGGAATCATGATCATCGACGAATGTCCAAGCGTGGACACTGA GAACTATTCGCAGATTCTATTGCAAAAGCATAAATCCAGCATCGAGCAACTTATCCACCGAGATCGAAACCATCCCAGTGTGGTGATGTGGTCAATCGCCAACGAACCACGCACTAGTCAAAGCAAAGCCAACGCGTACTTTGCCGCAGTAGCTGAGTATACGAAAAAGTTGGACCCCACGCGGCCAATAACAGCCGCCATTGCGGTCCACGTTAACGACGATCTAGCG GCACAACATTTGGATATCGTCAGTTTTAACCGGTACAATGCGTGGTACTCCAATGCCGGCCGGCTCAACATGATCACCAACCGAGTGGTGGAAGAAGCGCAAGCGTGGAACAAAAAGCACAACAAGCCGGTGCTAATGTCCGAGTACGGTGCCGATACGATGGAAGGCCTCCACATG CTTCCTGCGTACATCTGGTCAGAAGACTATCAAACACGCGTCTTCAGCCAGCACTTTAAGGCGTTCGACGCACTGCGGAAGCAGCAATTCTTCATCGGCGAGTTTGTGTGGAACTTTGCCGACTTCAAAACGGCCCAAA CGTACACCCGCGTCGGGGGTAACAAGAAGGGTATCTTCACCAGGAACCGCCAACCGAAGGCGGCCGCCTATCTCCTACGGCAACGCTACCATGCCCTTGGTGAGCTTGGTAAAAGCCACTTGCCGGATGACCTGTTCCTGTACACCGTTCCAGACGACACGATGGCCAAAGAGCGTACTGAGCTGTAA
- the LOC131260850 gene encoding zinc finger HIT domain-containing protein 3 — MDGTCGICKQNDRKYKCKTCNIPYCSVICYKTHQEQPCEPAALPGEVQATFREDRVPKKTILFPTVDTVPQGKLELLGQSEQLKNLLQNPHLRRLLKEVDNGRDGMNAIRVAMMEPLFVEFADECLRIVEPPENETQPVDLNELVFTNLQHRR; from the exons ATGGATGGAACGTGTGGAATTTGTAAGCAAAATGATCGGAAATATAAATGCAAAACCTGCAATATTCCCTA CTGTTCTGTAATATGCTACAAAACACATCAGGAACAACCATGTGAACCAGCAGCCCTTCCAGGTGAGGTACAGGCAACATTCCGAGAAGATCGTGTCCCAAAAAAAACGATCCTTTTCCCAACCGTTGACACCGTGCCACAAGGAAAACTTGAGCTACTCG GACAAAGCGAACAACTGaaaaatctgctgcaaaatcCTCATCTGAGGCGTTTACTGAAAGAAGTTGATAACGGTCGCGATGGTATGAACGCCATACGCGTGGCAATGATGGAACCGCTTTTCGTGGAGTTTGCCGACGAGTGTCTGCGAATAGTTGAACCGCCTGAAAACGAAACTCAGCCAGTAGATCTTAACGAACTGGTGTTCACAAATCTTCAACACCGAAGATAG